The Ornithinimicrobium sufpigmenti genome includes the window ACCGGCTCCTCCACGCTCCGTCTGTCGTCCGCCGGAAGGATGGCGAGGAGGACGGGGCCACAGACGGGACAGCCGAGGCGGAGGGACCGCGCAGGGGTTGGCGCCGGGCGCTCGTCGCGCTCGTCCTGGCGCCGACGGCCCTGCTCGGCGCCTGGGGGCTGGTGCCGGACCTGAAGCCGGACGCGCTGGCGGTCGCGGAAGACCCGCTGCCCGCCGTGGCCGGCGAGCAGGGCCGCGGCCCGGCTGCCCTGCGCACGCTGGTGCTGGACCCGACGGGGCCGGAACCGACCGACGCCGTGCGCGTCGACCTGCTCGGGTCCGAGCCCGAGCCTGCGCGGATCCTGCGGGACCGGACGACCGACCTCGTGACGCCTGCTCAGGAGCAGGACGAGGTGCTGGGGGCGGCGGAGGCCTTGGTGTCCGGCGCCTCGCCGGAGGAGGCTGGGGAGGCCATGACCGACGTGGGCGCCGGGTACCTTCTCCTGCAGGCGTCCGCCGACCATCCGCTGGCAGCGCAGATCGACCGCGTCAACGGCCTGACCAGGGTCTCCGGTCCGCCGGACCAGGTGCTGTGGAGACGTACCGATGCCGACGCGGGCCGGGTCCGGGTCCTGGACGCCGACGGGGCGCCGATCGGGAGACTCGGGGTGACCGGGCCGCACGCGCGCGCGGAGGGGGACCTGCGCGCTCTGCCCGGGGCAGCCGCCCTCGACGTCGCGGAGGGCGGGGGCTGGTCCGGTCACGCACGCGTGCTCGTCGACGGGCAGGAGGCGTCGGTCTCCCCGGAGAACCAGGTCGCCGTGCCCGAAGGGGCGCGGCTGGTGGAGGTCGGGCTGGACCGGCCACGGTGGACGTGGCACGCGGTGACCCTCGGGTTGGCGCTGATCGTCGGCTTCCTCGCGCTCCCGGTGGGGCGCAGGGAGAGCCGGACCGGGCCCGGACGGGAGCTGGCGCGGACCAGGTCACGGCACGAGGGAGCCGGGCCGGCTGGCGGCGCCGACGGCCCGGGTGACGCGACGCAGGACCCGGGTGACGGGACGGAGAAGACGTGATGGCACGACGCGCAGGTGTGCTCCGACTGTGTGCTGCTCTCGTCGCCGGTGGGGCTCTCGTGGGCACGGCGGCGGCGACGGACGTGACGGTGGGTCCTCGCGAGGCCGGACCCGCGGCCCCGGCCGCGCAGACCTCGGCACCCGACCGAGCGTCATACCTCACCGAGGCGGTGCTGGCGTGCCCCGGCACCCCGGAGGGCAGCGACGAGGTGGGCGCGGGACTGACCACGCTCGCCGTGGCCAGCGCGCCCGAGGACGTCTTCAGCGTGGCGATGCTGCCCGACGGTGACCCCGGAGGGATGGTGCTGGCGCTGGCCGGTGCAGGGGGCGGCGAGGACGCAGCCGAGGGCACGACCGAGGACTCTGCCGAGGAGGGCGGTGAGGCCTTCGGGGCGACCCTGGAGGTCGGCCGGTGGGGCCTGCTCCGCGCACACGGGCAGCAGGCCCCCGGCGTGGTGGGGAGCCAGGTCTCACTCGTCCCGGACGCCGGGACACGGGGCTGGGCGCTGAGCCCGTGCCTGCAGCCGGAGGACCTGGTCCACCTCGTGGGTGGTGGTGAGGGGGCTGGGCGGGTCGAGCACCTCATCATCACGAACCCCGCTTCTGACCCTGTCACGGTCGACGTCGAGGTCTTCGGGGCAGACGGCGCGGTGACCACCGTGGGCGGCTCGGGCCTCGTGATCCCGGCGCACGGCAGGCTGGTCAAGCGGCTCGACGCTCTGGCGCCGAGCGTGCAGCAGCCGGTCGTGCGGATCACGGCCCAGGGCGGGCCGGTGGCGGCGCACCTCACCGAGCGCCACCGCGAGGGGACCACCGACCTGGGCCGCGAGGTGGCTGCTCCGGCGGCGAGCCCCGACCGCGAGCTCGTGCTGCCGGCCCTGCCGGGCTCGACGGAGGGCGAGCAGACGGTGACCCTCCGCCTGTTCGCACCGGAGGCGGAGGCGGTCGTGGAGCTGCGGGCGCTCACCGACGGCGGGGCAGCTGTCCCCGAGACGGCCGTGGTGCGGGTGCCCGCTGGCGGCACGACGGAGGTCGAGCTCGAGGACCTGCCTGCGGCCAGCGCCCTGCGGCTGCGTTCGGACGAGCCGGTCACGGCCGGCGCCCTGCTGCGGGTCGCCCCGTCCTCGGACGAGCCGATCGTGGTCGGGGAGGGGGGCCCGGACGGTGCCGCACGCAGAGCTGGCCCGGACGGTGCCGCGCGCACCGCCGGCCCGGACGGCGCCGCGCGCACGACCGTCCCCGACCAGGCGAGCAGCACTGCTGGCCCCGATGAGGCCACGGCCACGGCTCAGCCCGACGAGGCTGCACGCACCGCCGCCCCCGCCGACGAGGAGGCTGACCGGCAGACGGAGCCGGTGCTGCACCCTGCCGGTGAGACTGCCTGGGTCGCGGCGGTGCGGCTCTCGCAGACGCCCCTGGGCATGGCCGTGCCCGACCTTGCCGACGTCCCCCGTCTCGCCGACCTTCCCGGCACGTCCGACGGGGAAGGCGCTGACGGTGACGAAGAGGGTCCTGGAGCGCGAGATGAAGGCGCTGAGCCGCAGGGGGCGGACGAGCTGCACCCACCCCTCACCCTGGCGGTCTCGGTGGCCGACGCCACCACCGCCTCGGTGCTGTGGCTCGAGCGTGACGGTGGCGTGAGCCGCGAGGAGCTCGCCCTCGCCCACGACACGACACAGCTCCTCGAGGCGCCTGCCGAGGCCGTCGCCTTCTGGGTGCTGCCCACCGGCGAGGCGGGCGTGGCCGCGGCCCTGCACCTCTCCGGTGCTGATGTGGTCGGGCCGTACCTCAGCGCGACGTCGGTGCCACCCGTGCCGTGGACCCGGCAGGTCCCGGCGGTGGTGCCGGTCCTGCCCTGAGCCCGGGAGGCGGCGCCCGAGGTATGGCGTCACCCGGCCTCGCCTCGCTCGCTGCCTGCCAGGAGAGCAGCCGCCAGGAGAGTGCGGCTAGCGCAGGTCGTCGGGGTCGCGCCCGAGCATGCGGGCGACCTGCTCGGTCACCACCTCCGACACCAGGGCGGCCAGCTCCTCGGGCTCCTGGGCCCGCTGCACGATGGGGCGGCGGTAGATCACCAGCCGGGCCGGCATCGAGCGTTCCGCCGGGAACAGACGCCCCAACGGCACGCCGTGCTCCCACGGGGCCGGGTCGGAGGGCGGCACCTCCTCGACCGCCAGCTCGATCCCCAGCCCGTGTCCGAGGATGCGCTCAACGGTCTCCACGGCGTCGAGCACCAACTCGTCGAAGCGCTCGCGGCGGGTGGTCATGAGGGGCAGCGGCGGCCACGCGAGCGGGCCGCGGGGGCCTCGTCCGTGCCGGTCGCGTCGCGGGCCCATGGTTCGGACCCTAACCCAGCGTCCCTGGTCGATCAGCGGTGCTCTCCCGGAGCGCCTTACCGGCTTTGTCAGCTCTCATGCCTAGAGTGTCGGGGTGACTCTGATCCGCCAGTGTTCGAGGACGGCCTGCGTGCGGCCCGCGTCGTCCACGCTCACCTATGTCTACGCGGAGCAGACCGCGGTGCTGGGGCCGCTGGCCACCTATGCCGAGCCGCATTCCTACGACCTGTGCGAGCAGCACGCCACCCGGCTGACCGCCCCTCGCGGCTGGGACGTCGTGCGTCTGGAGCTGCCGGAGGGCGAGCCGCGCCCACCGGTGGACGACCTCGCGGCCCTGGCCGACGCCGTCCGCGAGCACCGTGGCACCGTGACGGTCGAGGACGGTGACAACGGCTACCGGACCGAGCGCGGCGAGTACGCCTCCGTGACCGAGATCGCCCGGCGCGGGCACCTGCGGGTCCTGCGCGACCGGTGAGCTCCGTCGGCGGGCACCGTCGCGACCTACCGGTCCCTGGGTAGTCTGGTCGACCGTGAGCCCGAAAGTGCTGGCCGACATCGTCAAGGCCTACGACGTCCGCGGACTGGTGCCCGAGCAGCTGGACGCCCGGGTCGCCACCGCGCTCGGCTCGGCCTTCGCCCAGGTGGTGGCGATCCCCGAGGGTGAGGACGGGGTCATGATCGGCCACGACATGCGCGACTCGTCGCCGGAGCTGGCCCGGGCCTTCGCCGACGGCGTCACCGCCCACGGGCTGGACGTCACCATGATCGGCCTGTGCTCCACCGACGTCCTGTACTACGCCAGCGGCGCCGAGCAGCGCGCCGGCGCGATGTTCACCGCCAGCCACAACCCCGCCGGGTACAACGGGATCAAGCTGTGCCGGCGAGGGGCCCGGCCGGTCGGCCAGGACTCGGGGCTGACCGAGATCCGGGACCTCGCGCAGTGGCTGCTGGACCGGGGGGCCCAGCACGACCTGCCGACGAGCGGACGGACCGGCGCCGTCACCGAGACCGACATGCTCGCCGGCTACGCGGCATACCTGCACTCGCTGGTCCGCCTGGACGACATCCGCCCCCTGCGGGTGGTCGTGGACGCCGGCAGCGGCATGGCCGGGCTCACCGTGCCGATCGTGCTCGGCATGGACGGGTTGCCGATCACGGTCGAACCGCTCTACTTCGAGCTGGACGGCACCTTCCCCCACCACGAGGCGAACCCGCTGGAGCCGGAGAACCTGCGCGACCTGCAGGCCGCGGTGCGGGAGCACGGGGCGGACCTGGGCCTGGCCTTCGACGGGGACGCGGACCGGTGCTTCGTCATCGACGAACGAGGGGAGCCCGTCAGCCCCAGCGCCGTGACCGCACTGGTGGCGGCGCGGGAGATCACCCGGGCGGTCGACGCCGGGACCGATCCCTCCGAGGTCGCCGTGGTGCACAACACCATCTGCTCGCGGGCGGTGCCCGAGACGATCCACGAGCACGGCGCCCGCGCCGTCCGCAGCCGCGTGGGGCACTCCTTCATCAAGGCGCAGATGGCCGAGCACGGTGCCGTCTTCGGGGGCGAGCACTCCGCTCACTACTACTTCAAGGACTTCTGGTTCGCCGACACCGGCATGCTTGCCGCCATGCACCTCCTTGCGGCGCTGGGCGAGCAGGAGGGTCCGCTCTCGGAGCTGGTGGCCGCCTACGACCGGTACGTGGCCTCCGGTGAGCTCAACTCCCGGGTGCCCGACGTGTCGGCCGCGACCGAGCGGGTGCGCGAGTGGGCCGCGGCGCAGGGCGCCTCCGAGGACCGCCTCGACGGCCTGTCCATGGTGCACGAGGACCCGTACTGGTCGTTCTCGCTGCGTCCGAGCAACACCGAGCCCCTGCTGAGGCTCAACGTCGAGGCCCAGGACCGGGCCGTGATGGAAGACATCAGGGACAGCGTGCTGACCCTGGTCCGACAGGAGAGATAAGCCATGGCACGTCCCCCGTACGACCCGTGGGTCCGCGAGATCCTGCGCTGCCCCGTCGGCCTGCACGAGCTGGTCGACACCCAGGACGAGCAGGGCGCACCGGCCCTGGAGTGCGCGCAGGACTGCGGCGCCCCCGGGCAGCGGCGTCGCTACCCGGTGACGGACGGCATCCCGGTCCTGCTCGCCGACGAGGCCGTCGTCGTCCCGGCCACGGGCAGCTGAGGGGGCAGGGTGCCGTACATCGACGAGGCCCTGCTCGATGACCTGGACGAGCTGCAGCGCAAGGACTCCCAGGGGACGCTGCGGGCGCTCGCCTCGGCCGGGGCGCAGGTCCGCGAGGGACTGACCCTGGCGCACGAGGCGGGCATCGAGCGCCTGGTGGCGATGGACCGGCCGCGCTCGGTCCTGGTGGCCGCGGTCGGGGGTTCGGCGATCGTCGCCGAGGTGCTGGAGCTGCTTGCCGAGCCGGGCTCGCCGGTGCCGGTCCAGGCCCGGCGCAACCTGCCGTTGCCGGGGTGGGTCGGACCGTTGGACCTGGTCGTGGCGGTCTCGTTGTCCGGCCGGGCGCCCGGGCCCCTCGCGGTCGCTGCCGAGGCGGCCCGCCGGGGTGCGATGCTGCTCACGGTGGGCGCTGACGACTCACCGCTGGCCGAGGTATGCCGCCGCGCCCGCGGCGTCCACGTGGGCGTCGGTCGCGGGCGCACCAGCTCCCGGACCGCGCTGTGGACGATGCTGACCCCGGTGCTGCTCGGTGCCGACGGCCTGGGGCTGCTCGACGCGCCCCCGTCGATGCTCGAGGCGGTGGCGGACCGGTTGGACCGCAAGGCTGAGGAGATGCGGCCCAGCTCGGAGTCGTTCGTCAACCCGGCCAAGCTGCTGGCGGTCCAGCTCGCCGAGACTGTTCCCGTGGTGCTCGGCGACGGCCCCCTGGGCGGGGTCGCCGCCGCCCGCGCCTCCTCGATGCTGGCCAGGACCGCCCGCATCCCCGCCACCTTCGGCGAGCTGCCGGACGCCGCCAGCGGGATCGTCGCCTGCTTCGACGGGCCGTACACCTCGCTGGGCGGCCGCCGGCACGGCACCTACGACGACTCCCGGATCCGGCTCGGCGACATCGACACCTCCTCCTGGGAGCCGCACCACTTCGACGAGCCGGAAGGTGAGCTCAGGGAGCGTGCCACCGGCCCGGACCAGGGCGCTGGCCGCGACATCTTCGCCGACCCCTACCTCGACGCCCCGAGCCCGCCCCCGCTGGGTCTGCTGCTGCTGCGCGATGCCCCGCTGGAGCCCCCGACCCGGGAGTCGGTCGAGGCGGAGGCGCTGACCGACGCCGTCCTGACGACGGCGCGGGGGGCCGGCGTGCGCGTGATGGAGGTCGAGGCGCAGCCCGGGCCCCCGATCGTCCGGCTCGCCGACCACGTGGCGACGGTGGACTTCACCGCGACCTACCTGGCGATCGGGCTGGGTCTGGACCCGTCGGTGTCGCCGCACGTGGCCGATCTGCGGGACCGCACGCGCTGAGTCATCCGCGCGGGGTGCGCGGGGCCCGTTCGGCGGTGGACGACCACCACGGTGGCCGCTCGCCGTGCCAGCCCGAGGTCAGGTCTGTCAGGGTGTCCAGCACTGGCGGTGGCCCGGTCGTGTGGGTCTGGCCGTAGCGGGTGCGGAAGCGCACGGCCCGCCGTCCGTCCGCGCCGCGCACGACGCCTGTCGTCAGGTCCTCGGCCTCCTTGTCCAGGTTGCACGCCTCACACATCCCCTGTCCGTTGTCGCCGGACGTGGCTCCACCGTCACGGGCCCGGTCGACATGGTCGACCGACCGGATCGTGGCCCCGCAGTACGGCATGACGCACTCCTGGTCACGGGCGAGGACGAAGCGGCGCAGGGCACCGGAGAACAACCGACGCCGGGTGTCGATCTGGGCCAACGACCCGTCGAGCGGGTCGGTGAAGAGCCGGCGCACCCACGCCGTCGCGCGGTCCGTCGCGCCTTCCCCGGCCAGGTGGCGAGCCGTGTCAGGTCTCGTCGTGCCGAAGGCGGCCAGCATCCGGGCCACGGCAGCGGGGACCGGGCCGTACCCAGGAACCCGCGCCGACTGGGCACCGTCGTTGAAGAGGGCCCGGTCGGTCATCACGATCCCGATCTCCACGGGGAGCCCGTGCGTCGTCGGGTCGATGCCGGTGAGCCTGCGGACCAGCTCATCGGCCCGGAGCGCACCCTTGGGCTCGCTGGCACCGCTCGCCCGCAGGCCCGCGGCCGCGGCGTCGAGGGAGGTGTAGGCGGCGATGCCCTCAGCCACCGGCAGGAGGGCCGAGAGCCGCACCATCCCGTCGGCCACGGGCCGCATCGAGACGTGGCGGTCCCGCACGGCCCGGCGGGCGCGCTCCAGGTAGGCCCGCTTGTCGGCCTCGTAGGCCAGGGCGTTCGCCTTCTTCTCCAGCTGTGCCTCGCTGCACCGGCCCAAGGCAGCGGCGAGCGCTGCGTCCACCGCCAGCGCCTGCTCGTCGGTGAGCGCTGCCGTGGCCTTGGCCACGAGGCTGGCGGCCCACTCGCTGGCGCGTCCGTGCCGCAGCGCCTCCAGCGTGTGCGGCAGCCGGGTCGGCAGGGTCACGGCCAGGTCGATGAGGTTGCGCGAGCGAGCGGGGGAGACCTTGCGGGCCAGCGCCACCTCGGCGGTCACGCCCTCGCGCTCGCGGCGGGCGTGCCCGAAGGTGCCCTCGGTCTGCTCGCGGTCCCGCGCCGCCTGCTCGTGCAGGTCCAGGGTCGCTGTCGCCTGGGCTCCGGCGCAGACGTTCTTCAGCGTCTCGAGCTCGCTGATGAGCGCCACCCGCTCCTCCTGGCTCCAGCCAGGGCCCGGCTCGACGAGCTCCTCGGCCAGCGCCCGCACCCGCTGCAGCAGGGGCGGATCGTGGTCGCGGCCGGCGAGGGCGGGCGCGGGCAGGGCCGCCACCGCTGCTGCCCCGTGCGTGCTCGACATACCTCCCACC containing:
- a CDS encoding DUF5719 family protein; this encodes MARRAGVLRLCAALVAGGALVGTAAATDVTVGPREAGPAAPAAQTSAPDRASYLTEAVLACPGTPEGSDEVGAGLTTLAVASAPEDVFSVAMLPDGDPGGMVLALAGAGGGEDAAEGTTEDSAEEGGEAFGATLEVGRWGLLRAHGQQAPGVVGSQVSLVPDAGTRGWALSPCLQPEDLVHLVGGGEGAGRVEHLIITNPASDPVTVDVEVFGADGAVTTVGGSGLVIPAHGRLVKRLDALAPSVQQPVVRITAQGGPVAAHLTERHREGTTDLGREVAAPAASPDRELVLPALPGSTEGEQTVTLRLFAPEAEAVVELRALTDGGAAVPETAVVRVPAGGTTEVELEDLPAASALRLRSDEPVTAGALLRVAPSSDEPIVVGEGGPDGAARRAGPDGAARTAGPDGAARTTVPDQASSTAGPDEATATAQPDEAARTAAPADEEADRQTEPVLHPAGETAWVAAVRLSQTPLGMAVPDLADVPRLADLPGTSDGEGADGDEEGPGARDEGAEPQGADELHPPLTLAVSVADATTASVLWLERDGGVSREELALAHDTTQLLEAPAEAVAFWVLPTGEAGVAAALHLSGADVVGPYLSATSVPPVPWTRQVPAVVPVLP
- a CDS encoding metallopeptidase family protein; translated protein: MGPRRDRHGRGPRGPLAWPPLPLMTTRRERFDELVLDAVETVERILGHGLGIELAVEEVPPSDPAPWEHGVPLGRLFPAERSMPARLVIYRRPIVQRAQEPEELAALVSEVVTEQVARMLGRDPDDLR
- a CDS encoding DUF3499 domain-containing protein — translated: MTLIRQCSRTACVRPASSTLTYVYAEQTAVLGPLATYAEPHSYDLCEQHATRLTAPRGWDVVRLELPEGEPRPPVDDLAALADAVREHRGTVTVEDGDNGYRTERGEYASVTEIARRGHLRVLRDR
- a CDS encoding phosphomannomutase/phosphoglucomutase produces the protein MSPKVLADIVKAYDVRGLVPEQLDARVATALGSAFAQVVAIPEGEDGVMIGHDMRDSSPELARAFADGVTAHGLDVTMIGLCSTDVLYYASGAEQRAGAMFTASHNPAGYNGIKLCRRGARPVGQDSGLTEIRDLAQWLLDRGAQHDLPTSGRTGAVTETDMLAGYAAYLHSLVRLDDIRPLRVVVDAGSGMAGLTVPIVLGMDGLPITVEPLYFELDGTFPHHEANPLEPENLRDLQAAVREHGADLGLAFDGDADRCFVIDERGEPVSPSAVTALVAAREITRAVDAGTDPSEVAVVHNTICSRAVPETIHEHGARAVRSRVGHSFIKAQMAEHGAVFGGEHSAHYYFKDFWFADTGMLAAMHLLAALGEQEGPLSELVAAYDRYVASGELNSRVPDVSAATERVREWAAAQGASEDRLDGLSMVHEDPYWSFSLRPSNTEPLLRLNVEAQDRAVMEDIRDSVLTLVRQER
- a CDS encoding Trm112 family protein — protein: MARPPYDPWVREILRCPVGLHELVDTQDEQGAPALECAQDCGAPGQRRRYPVTDGIPVLLADEAVVVPATGS
- a CDS encoding SIS domain-containing protein → MPYIDEALLDDLDELQRKDSQGTLRALASAGAQVREGLTLAHEAGIERLVAMDRPRSVLVAAVGGSAIVAEVLELLAEPGSPVPVQARRNLPLPGWVGPLDLVVAVSLSGRAPGPLAVAAEAARRGAMLLTVGADDSPLAEVCRRARGVHVGVGRGRTSSRTALWTMLTPVLLGADGLGLLDAPPSMLEAVADRLDRKAEEMRPSSESFVNPAKLLAVQLAETVPVVLGDGPLGGVAAARASSMLARTARIPATFGELPDAASGIVACFDGPYTSLGGRRHGTYDDSRIRLGDIDTSSWEPHHFDEPEGELRERATGPDQGAGRDIFADPYLDAPSPPPLGLLLLRDAPLEPPTRESVEAEALTDAVLTTARGAGVRVMEVEAQPGPPIVRLADHVATVDFTATYLAIGLGLDPSVSPHVADLRDRTR
- a CDS encoding HNH endonuclease; translated protein: MSSTHGAAAVAALPAPALAGRDHDPPLLQRVRALAEELVEPGPGWSQEERVALISELETLKNVCAGAQATATLDLHEQAARDREQTEGTFGHARREREGVTAEVALARKVSPARSRNLIDLAVTLPTRLPHTLEALRHGRASEWAASLVAKATAALTDEQALAVDAALAAALGRCSEAQLEKKANALAYEADKRAYLERARRAVRDRHVSMRPVADGMVRLSALLPVAEGIAAYTSLDAAAAGLRASGASEPKGALRADELVRRLTGIDPTTHGLPVEIGIVMTDRALFNDGAQSARVPGYGPVPAAVARMLAAFGTTRPDTARHLAGEGATDRATAWVRRLFTDPLDGSLAQIDTRRRLFSGALRRFVLARDQECVMPYCGATIRSVDHVDRARDGGATSGDNGQGMCEACNLDKEAEDLTTGVVRGADGRRAVRFRTRYGQTHTTGPPPVLDTLTDLTSGWHGERPPWWSSTAERAPRTPRG